A genomic region of uncultured Paludibaculum sp. contains the following coding sequences:
- the murI gene encoding glutamate racemase → MTHPNPIDGTAPAARRRIGIFDSGVGGLTVLKAMRRTLPQTDFLYVGDTARVPYGRKPAAMVAGFAREIAGFLLAQDVEAIVVACNTATAAALPTLAEELPVPVWGVIEPGVQAAFQTTRSGSVGVIGTRGAIASGAYQRRLEALGLRVWARACPMFVHLVEENLSGSEEAALLTRYYFADRPEIDTLILGCTHYPVLRPIIEETLGPGVTVISSAQAVAATVAAAFGETEDPSLPGTGGILHLVTGDVIAYQHTAQTIGGVDGEVRPIHVETLAAAQPLHAGV, encoded by the coding sequence ATGACCCACCCCAATCCCATCGACGGCACGGCTCCTGCGGCCCGTCGCCGTATCGGTATCTTCGATTCCGGCGTCGGCGGACTGACCGTCCTCAAGGCCATGCGGCGAACGCTGCCCCAGACCGACTTCCTCTATGTGGGCGACACCGCCAGAGTCCCTTACGGCCGCAAGCCCGCCGCCATGGTCGCCGGTTTCGCGCGCGAGATTGCCGGTTTCCTTCTGGCTCAGGACGTCGAGGCCATCGTGGTGGCCTGCAACACGGCCACCGCGGCCGCGTTGCCGACCCTGGCGGAAGAACTGCCCGTACCGGTCTGGGGCGTCATCGAACCCGGAGTCCAGGCAGCCTTCCAGACCACGCGCTCAGGCTCGGTGGGCGTTATCGGAACGCGCGGCGCCATCGCCAGCGGTGCCTATCAGCGCCGCCTGGAGGCCTTGGGACTGCGTGTCTGGGCTCGTGCCTGCCCCATGTTCGTGCACCTTGTTGAGGAGAATCTCTCCGGCTCGGAAGAGGCAGCCCTGCTCACCCGCTACTACTTTGCCGATCGACCGGAGATCGACACCCTCATTCTGGGCTGCACGCACTATCCGGTTTTACGCCCCATCATCGAGGAGACACTGGGGCCAGGTGTGACCGTCATCTCCAGTGCCCAGGCTGTCGCCGCCACCGTCGCCGCCGCCTTCGGCGAGACCGAGGATCCGTCGCTGCCGGGCACTGGCGGCATCCTCCATCTGGTCACCGGTGACGTGATCGCTTACCAGCACACCGCGCAGACCATCGGCGGCGTGGACGGCGAAGTGCGCCCCATCCACGTCGAGACGCTGGCAGCCGCCCAACCGCTGCACGCAGGAGTGTAG